From Alligator mississippiensis isolate rAllMis1 chromosome 9, rAllMis1, whole genome shotgun sequence, one genomic window encodes:
- the CSF1R gene encoding macrophage colony-stimulating factor 1 receptor isoform X1, with protein sequence MGPGLLVLLVAAGIWHGSASPTIEPNVPTVTVNNGDLVNFLCYGDSSVEWITKEKNKVVHTMGTNSTLTIASATYKDTGTYQCAYTNSSDRGRASVHLFVRDPTNVWYVSTYRVQVKEGSDAQLPCLITNPAYGSNVTLLMDNHSPILPGTEFSFSAQDGVTIYRVQQAQKGYYRCQVLINGEAKKSARIRLLVSEAVEASVSVTMDTKDHVRIQGEPFWVTCQVKAPSHKYDIAWKHPAEKAAITKTTDYVKKDYIINVTLTIAAVTIGDSGRYTCMANNSGGSRSLSTMLKVIERGYVHLSPVQNTTQNIALGGSLQLQVQIEAYPPLHDWGWKHHNPSENFENSQLENQMATGNNRYTNTLVLSRLQRVESGFYTFYAANREDTASMTFSLFLKSPPRMNIVPTNNSKTLRCLADGYPAPHVEWYQCYKHAERYNPNCTLILNDTRPQVLEKMLFKTVQVESILTVPKMSANLTFCCVAVNEEGNTSETFHPYITREVWMAPNKLFNPTLYSCVGISILLLLLLLFLLYKYKQKPKYQVRWKIIEACEGNNYIFIDPTQLPYNRKWEFPRNNLQFGKTLGAGAFGKVVEATAFGLGKEDSVLKVAVKMLKATADTDEQEALMSELKIMSHLGHHENIVNLLGACTCGGPILVITEYCRYGDLLNFLRKKAECLIIQDLSSDSSPDNTANYKNIYLEKKYVRSDSGFASQTLETYVEMRPVSSSSSSSNSTPTRGKTPQEEEKEDARPLDLHDLLQFSNQVAQGMAFLASKNCIHRDVAARNVLVSDGRVAKICDFGLARDIMNDSNYVVKGNARLPVKWMAPESIFDCIYTVQSDVWSYGILLWEIFSLGKSPYPGMAVNSKFYNMVKLGYQMARPDFAPLEMYSIMQACWNLQATQRPTFDQICHLIQKQMEVNKEQDYINLPAEEDSGCEPSSCCEESCDQGESSQPLLNSNNYQFC encoded by the exons ATGGGGCCTGGCCTCCTGGTGCTTCTAGTGGCAGCTGGCATCTGGCATG GTTCGGCATCTCCAACCATTGAACCCAATGTCCCCACTGTGACAGTGAACAACGGAGACCTGGTGAACTTCCTTTGCTATGGGGACTCCAGTGTAGAATGGATCAccaaagagaaaaacaaagttgTGCACACCATGGGCACTAACAGCACACTTACTATCGCTAGTGCTACCTACAAGGACACAGGCACCTACCAGTGTGCCTACACCAACAGCAGCGACCGTGGGAGAGCCTCTGTGCATCTCTTTGTGAGAG ATCCTACGAACGTGTGGTACGTTAGCACCTACAGAGTCCAAGTAAAGGAAGGCAGTGACGCCCAGCTACCCTGTCTGATCACCAACCCAGCCTATGGATCCAACGTTACCCTGCTAATGGACAACCATTCCCCCATCTTACCAGGGACAGAGTTTTCTTTCAGTGCTCAGGATGGAGTAACGATATACAGAGTCCAGCAGGCTCAGAAAGGTTACTACAGATGCCAGGTCCTGATCAATGGAGAAGCAAAGAAGTCAGCAAGGATCAGACTGCTTGTTTCTGAAG CAGTGGAGGCGTCCGTCTCAGTCACCATGGACACTAAAGACCACGTGCGAATCCAGGGTGAGCCTTTCTGGGTCACCTGCCAAGTAAAGGCTCCTTCCCACAAGTACGACATCGCGTGGAAGCATCCGGCTGAAAAA GCCGCAATCACCAAAACCACTGACTACGTAAAGAAGGATTACATCATTAACGTTACCCTGACCATCGCTGCAGTGACAATAGGAGACAGTGGAAGATACACTTGCATGGCTAACAATTCAGGTGGATCCAGGAGTTTGTCGACCATGCTCAAAGTCATAG AGAGAGGCTACGTGCATCTGTCTCCTGTGCAAAACACCACCCAGAACATAGCGCTGGGAGGAAGCTTGCAACTGCAGGTCCAGATTGAGGCTTACCCTCCCCTTCACGACTGGGGCTGGAAGCATCACAACCCTTCGGAGAACTTTGAGAACTCCCAGCTTGAAAACCAGATGGCTACTGGTAACAACCG GTACACTAACACGCTTGTCCTGAGCCGCCTACAGAGGGTGGAAAGTGGCTTCTACACCTTCTATGCTGCAAACAGAGAGGACACCGCATCCATGACCTTCAGCCTGTTCTTGAAGT CCCCGCCTCGGATGAACATTGTGCCAACCAACAACTCCAAGACCCTTCGCTGCCTGGCCGATGGCTACCCTGCTCCCCATGTCGAGTGGTATCAATGCTACAAGCATGCCGAGAG ATACAACCCAAACTGCACCTTGATTCTGAATGACACCAGACCACAGGTCCTGGAAAAGATGCTTTTCAAAACTGTGCAAGTTGAGAGCATCCTCACAGTCCCTAAGATGAGCGCCAACCTCACCTTTTGCTGCGTGGCCGTCAACGAAGAGGGGAACACCTCTGAGACCTTCCACCCTTACATTACAA GGGAAGTGTGGATGGCCCCCAACAAGCTCTTCAACCCCACCTTGTACAGCTGCGTGGGAATATccatcctgctgctcctgctcctcctcttcctcctgtacAAATACAAGCAG AAACCCAAATACCAGGTGCGGTGGAAGATCATTGAAGCCTGCGAAGGGAATAACTACATCTTTATTGACCCCACCCAGCTGCCATACAATCGGAAGTGGGAGTTCCCCAGAAACAACCTGCAGTTTG GAAAGAcccttggagcaggggcttttgGAAAAGTGGTCGAAGCCACTGCTTTCGGGCTGGGGAAGGAAGACTCTGTCCTCAAAGTGGCTGTGAAGATGCTAAAGG CCACAGCTGACACAGATGAGCAAGAGGCGCTCATGTCTGAGCTCAAGATCATGAGTCATCTGGGCCACCATGAGAACATTGTGAACCTCCTGGGAGCATGTACCTGCGGAG gcccAATCTTGGTTATCACGGAGTACTGCCGCTACGGAGATCTGCTGAATTTTCTGCGGAAGAAAGCGGAGTGCCTAATTATCCAGGACTTGAGCTCGGATTCCTCTCCGGACAACACTGCCAATTACAAGAATATCTATCTGGAGAAGAAGTATGTCCGAAG TGACAGCGGGTTTGCAAGCCAGACTTTGGAGACATATGTGGAAATGAGACCCGTGTCATCATCGTCATCCTCCTCAAACTCCACACCCACGAGGG GCAAGACCCcacaggaagaggagaaggaagatgCGCGGCCCCTGGACCTGCACGACCTGCTGCAATTCTCCAATCAGGTGGCCCAGGGCATGGCCTTCCTCGCCTCAAAGAAC TGCATCCACCGTGACGTGGCAGCAAGGAACGTGCTGGTGTCTGATGGACGAGTAGCCAAGATCTGTGACTTCGGGCTGGCCAGGGACATCATGAATGATTCAAACTACGTCGTGAAAGGCAAC GCTCGTCTGCCCGTGAAGTGGATGGCCCCAGAGAGCATCTTTGACTGCATTTACACAGTGCAGAGTGATGTGTGGTCTTACGGCATCCTCCTCTGGGAGATCTTCTCACTGG GTAAAAGCCCGTACCCAGGCATGGCAGTGAATAGCAAATTCTACAACATGGTGAAGCTGGGATACCAGATGGCCAGGCCAGATTTCGCTCCTTTGGAAAT GTACAGCATCATGCAAGCGTGCTGGAACCTGCAAGCCACGCAGCGGCCGACCTTCGACCAGATCTGCCATCTCATTCAGAAGCAAATGGAAGTCAACAAGGAGCAG GACTACATAAACCTCCCCGCAGAGGAAGACAGTGGGTGCGAACCCTCCAGCTGCTGCGAGGAGTCCTGCGATCAAGGAGAGAGCAGTCAGCCCCTTCTGAACAGCAACAATTACCAGTTCTGTTAA